A stretch of the Xylanibacillus composti genome encodes the following:
- a CDS encoding 1,2-dihydroxy-3-keto-5-methylthiopentene dioxygenase: MAEIRIRNTNERISGEDNVKAFLDKQEVLYEHWDPNKLPEALRENFQLSDEDKAQILSTFDTEIRDLAGRRGYRTWDVIALSEATPNLEELLKKFEQVHTHTEDEVRAITAGKGIFIIKGDEETGYFDVELNAGDVISVPEGKPHFFTLMENKQIVAVRLFIETEGWIAHKYDDPAFQGA; this comes from the coding sequence ATGGCAGAAATTCGCATTCGCAACACCAATGAGCGCATTTCCGGCGAGGATAATGTGAAAGCATTCCTAGACAAGCAAGAAGTGCTCTACGAGCACTGGGATCCGAACAAGCTGCCGGAGGCATTGCGGGAAAACTTCCAATTAAGCGACGAAGACAAGGCGCAGATACTCTCTACCTTTGATACGGAAATCCGCGACCTGGCCGGACGCCGCGGCTACAGAACCTGGGACGTCATTGCGTTGTCCGAAGCTACGCCTAACCTGGAGGAGCTCTTGAAGAAGTTTGAGCAGGTTCACACTCATACAGAAGACGAGGTTCGCGCCATTACAGCAGGCAAAGGCATCTTCATTATTAAAGGCGATGAAGAAACCGGCTATTTCGACGTAGAGTTGAATGCCGGCGATGTCATCTCCGTACCGGAAGGCAAGCCGCACTTCTTCACCCTGATGGAGAACAAGCAGATTGTCGCTGTGCGTCTGTTCATTGAAACCGAAGGCTGGATTGCGCACAAGTACGACGACCCTGCATTCCAGGGCGCATAA